Genomic window (Helianthus annuus cultivar XRQ/B chromosome 3, HanXRQr2.0-SUNRISE, whole genome shotgun sequence):
CCAAACTTATAATATGAGAActatcgatatatatatatatatatatatatatgtaggatcAAGATCATTTCAGAACCTTATATATTTTCAGAACTTGCAGAACTCATCACAACCCTTACAGCAACAAGGTCTATCGATAAAGAACAACATACATCGATCATGATGTATCGATCACACAATGTCTATCGATCAACATGAAGCTATCGATCCATATGCATACCTATCGATAGGTTCTTAGTATAAATAGTCTGTTCGTCATTTGTAACAGAGAGCTTGgaggagctagagagagaaagagaggctagagagagaaagagagttatTGTAGTGCTTTATATGCTCGAATATTGtaccgaaactctgtcaaatatCGAATACACCAATGCGTTAATCGTTGAATCTTTATTGTGTAAAGTATTCTCTCGCTCGGTTTGTGTCGCAGCTTGGATTCCGGACTCGCTACGTCATCCGAAACAAGAAATCATGTAGTCCGACGATCCGTATCGGGACGTACATTTCCTTTAAGAACTAAGATGACTAATATTATCACCACAATAAATTTCCAAAAAATGAATTATgtatcattcactaatcactcaTAGGTACCAACCTCCGTCCGCATTTCTCCTACGagatttttggggtgtgacagttttggTATACACACAAACACTTTATTTACAAAGATAAATTATTTATCACAACATtcgatttttaaaaatatatgcTTGATCGGGGGACCAATTAGATGGGTTGTTCAATAATTGCGGGTGCGGTTATGAAATATTGTATATAAgttttagttttttatatattgTGGGTGTGGTAATGAAAATATTGTATATAAgttttagttttttatatatattctaaagaCATACATCTAAATGTTAATAAAAGACTCCATATTTAATGACACATGAAATTCTCTCTTTTAACCTcctacttttttttttgttttttttaatacaaacagtttatctttttttttttaattgtaatTGTAACTCCTATAAAATCTCAACAAATCTAAAAAGATAAATACAAACCTAAAGCAAAATAGATgtaaataaaaatagatagataTTATAGCAACTATATAATCAATTTACTCCCAATATCAATATCATTCAATTCGATAGatggtttgattttttttctttttcaatagACAAATCAAAGATATAAACAAAAATAGATAGAGATTATAGCAACTATATAATCAATTTACTCCCAATATTAATATCGATTCGAACAAAACAATATTAAAACTAAAACAACTAAACGTCTAAACAttattatgttaattgtttttacaaataataatttttttagggTGTGGCTAAATGCACCTCCATTTTTATTGTTTATACCTTCCTTTCcaaaaatatcatttttatatttttttaaattccaCCCTTTACCtaagaggtgtacaaatcggttccggttattaaccgaaccggtttttatcatcaaaaacaaaaaccgtttttttataaccggttttggTTACTAACCGATTTTTTTACTCAAAACAACAAATGGTCCAACCGGTTAGGGTAGGTTTTTAACCAGTTTATTCCAACACAACCGGTTTTTTATAACCAGTTTCGGTTTTAAAACCGGTTTCGAGGATAAATATCCCTAACCGGTCTACAACCGGCGGTTCGGTTCTAAATCCGGTTAAAAAAATGGTTTCAGTTTTTTTTCCGGTTTGGGTTctaaaaccaatttttttttacaccTCTACTTTACCTTTCATATATTACATTGTTGTTGTATAttgtttatataaaaataggATGTGTTTGACAACTAAATTTCATTTTCCTCACATTGAAAaaaggtttcttttttttttttgaattttttactgtttatTACAAAACTTAATGGGGGAGTGCAATcagtaaaatttaaaaaaatgggAGTGTATTTAGCAACACCCTTTTTTATCGTATATgctataaaataatatttaataatattttctttatatttaataataatattttctttatacatattattaaaatagtaaaaaaagaaaaagaaccgTATAACATGTACGCATACTTATAATTTTGTTAGTAGTATAACTTAAGATACTAAAATTGGTAGCAGATTATATAAATAAAGTATCAAATTATATTTGTAATATTATCTAATACTCATGTTGGTGTAACAAACATGTGTATTCAACTCAAACAATATACGGGTTTTTAAAAAAACGTAACAGTTTTTTGTTATTAAGTACTGAACATTACATTTACTTAATTTGTGTAGCGAAATGCACGAGATTCTaacattgtgtgtatatatataactcgttcaattttaataaaaacatagAAACAATGGTTGTTGTGACTGctgaaacttatgagaaagttGATGATGCAGTTTCTTTAGTCAATGAATTAAAGCTTTCATATTTATAAACTTCGTAAGCATCATACATATTGATCATATACGATACAAAATTTATTTGGGCATTTGAAAAACGTCTAAAATTATcgttttataatttaaatattcaTTACTAACTATTTGATTATTTTACTCAACCGTACCTAGTATACAATACTATACAAGtgtaaaagataaataaattatAGCAATTCCTATATATTATGGCAAATCTAGTTTAAAACTTGGGGGAcaattaattaaaagataaataaattatAACAATTCCTATATTGGTGCTACTACGCAGGCTTATATATATAGTAGAGAGGTTGGATTTTATATTATCAGAAACCCTAGTTTAAAACTTAACTTAAGGGGCAATTAATTAAGAGATAAATACATAAAGAAAGAGGATAAAAGGGAGAAAGATGCGGAGTAGAGATTTATAACTAATCCTATATATAAGTACTACTACTACATACACGAACTTCATCCACAATTCCTGTTTTCTCCAACAACAAATCACACAAGAACAACAACGCTACTCTTAGCAATATCGACAGGTATTACTCTCATTCTTCAGCATTTTGCTCTACGTTTCATCGAttcttattattttatatccagaTTTTGATGGTATTGATATATAAGCTGTACTGATGCCAAGGCTGCAAGGCATATGTTTATTGGTGATGTTTATGTTGAATTTTGAATGTGTTGTTAGTTATGGATTAGTATCTCTTGACATCTATAATGTTGTTTGATTGATCGATTATTGGTGATGCTTTTGTTTTGTGTTGAGTTAATCAGATTATCGATGCGGATGTAGATTTAATTGATTCTGATTAGTTACATTTGAGATTTCTTGGAGGCTGATATTTAGCGGCCGTTTTGAAACGATATATTAGTTATCTACTTATCTATATTAGAATCTCTTGATTATGTATTATGGCGGTTGATCGATAGTTGCATCTTGTTTCGTTATAAAATTCAGTGATTTGCTTGATCATTAGCGTAGGATTAGATATATAATATTCTGCTTGCATGCACCGATTTATAGGTAAAGTTATGATACTTTACTTTAGTTTAATACAGTAAGTTTTGATTAATCATACAAAAATCTGATACTTGCATTGATTTTATTGATTTTGATTAGTTTCTTTTGCCTATATATACATCGCCTGTGTTCTGATGATGTTTAATGGCCGTTTTTTAAAGTGTTTAAATGGTCTATTAGTTATCCGTGGGAGCATCTCTTAAATATATACAATGTCGATTGATTGTTGTTAAGACCTTGGAATTAATACTCGTAATTTGTGTTCTAAGAATTTGCTTAATCGTTTTTGTTTGTGTGTTATGATCTAGCTAAAATTAAGATACATTTGTTTGGTAAATTAGGGATTTAATTCCAGTAAATTTTGACTAATCATACAATAATATGATTTATGAACAGGTTATAACTACTTTAATTTCGGAAAGAAGACAAATACCATATCATGAAGTATAAGAGAGGAAGTACAGTGGAGGTATTTTGCGACAAATCTTGGCGTTGTGCTCGAATAGTTTCTAGCAAAGGACACAACTACACCGTCAGTTACGATGTGTATCCTGGTTTTACTAACAAGGATGACGTGGAACACATATCAATAAAATCTATAAGGCCGTGTCCTCCTTTGTTTGAAAGTTCAGAATGTTGGGTTCCTGGTGATGTGGCGGAAGTGTTTCACAATCTTTCATGGAAGATGGCAATCGTTTTGAAAGATATCGGTTTGGACCAGTTTATAGTCAGATTAGTTGGATCATTACAAGAGTTTGAAGCAACTAAATCAGAACTCCGTGTGAGGCAATCGTATCAAAATGGTCAATGGGTTGTGACTGGCAAGGTTCCTAGTGATCATAAAGAGGCAAACGGCTCCGAGCTTTTGAAGTATGGTACTCAAGACAACCATCGGTTAATGGCGTCGCGTATTGTTTTctctaaaacccgaaaacgcgcTTCACCCGGCTGTGATTctcaagatgaaatgaagaaaaAACGTGCACGGAAGTTAACAATGTGTGGAAAAGAGGGCAGACATGCCTTGGTGCAGGGAACATGACCTGAAAAGGTGGATGATGTTGAATCCTCAAGTGGTAGTTGTAGCATTAATAGCTATAAACCGTACCATGGTTCTGGCTTTTGTGTTGAAGATATTGAAGATCATGAAAGTGATGCAGAGTCTGTTTGTCAGTGTGGATATCATGAAGAAAGTCAAAGCCAAGGAACTGATGAATCGGGTGATAACAAGGCAGTGGCAGATGAAATTCATAGACTGGAGTTGCAGGCCTACCGTTACACCATGGTGTCATTACATGCATCAGGACCCTTAAACTGGGAGAAAGAAACTATGGTAACAAACCTTCGTATATCACTCCATATATCAAATGATGAGCATTTGATTATGTTAAAAAACTTACTTTCTGCTTCTAATAAACAGTCTTATTAGATGATAAGGTAAAATTCAAGTTTGAAACCTTTCAAATTCAAATAACTGTATAAAAAACAGTTGTTCATTCACTCCTATTGTTATAATGGAATAAGTGTATCCATTTTTAAATATTTGATTATCTTTACAAATTGTCtatgttttgtttatttgtttacttTGTCTAGATTTCATGAATACTTTATAGGATTTATAATAATGTTATGATTTCACCTAAATGGCTGAGGAACAACCTGAACCATAACTGGAATAACATAACAAATTGAGAAACCATGGCTAGGTAATATTCTTTATAACTGCGTTGTGTGGTTCGGATATATTTCTTTTTGGTAAAAGGGGACGGCGCCCCAATAAATTTTACagataacaaaaaaaatatttacagcCTAAGTGCATTAGGCTTCCCGGGACTTACCCCAAGGAAGACACCAACCCCACACCAATAGCTATGGTCTATCAATTGGAACCTTACAAGGCCCCGGCCATAAGCTAAACTAGACATCAAAAAACAACCTAATCTagactttaaaaaaaaaactaaaactatACAATCATGATCCAAACAACCTAAAACAACAATAAACACAATATCAATCAAACAATAAAGAAACACCTAAACGTAACAAGTAAATATCTATCTTGAGCATTCTGAAAATCATGATCTTGACAAAAGAAACAGGGTCATCCCCACTCCTCAACATACCCATAACACAACTAGCCATACACCAGATAACCAAAAAGTTGTATCTAAATTCAATAACAAAATACAAATCAACCAAAAAGACATGATAATTTCGCACCACTTCCATGTATTCTTGACCTTGAGCATCTTCCCACTTCTATCCACTTCAACAGTCTAAACAACATAATTGTAGAATTACCAACCAACCTAACCCATCTAAATTCAGCCAACTCATTCGTAGCGggggtttttggcgttttatCCCTAAAATTCTTTGTGGTGACGCCGGTGTAACCGCCCCCTTGGGCCTTTTTTTCAAAGTTTTGGCCCAAGCGTTTTATTTAAAACGCCAGAATTCGCGCAAAGATCGAGACAGGACTGTTGGGTCTAATggtaataaaaaatattttttctttattttttatccACTTTTTTACTTGTAAAAACCCCACTATCCACtccattttttataaaatttaccctCTTCTCTTCACACTTCttcatattttacaaaaaaaaaaaaaaaaaaaaatcatgaatCCCTTCCGACCCCCTTTAGGTGTTCCGTCTAGACCCGGTAACCAAACTTCATATCGCCCtaacacaacccaaccgcaacCGTCCTTCAATTTCCAAGAGATGGACACGAGGATGATAGCGTACACGCAAATATTAGGCATGTCTCCGCAATTCTTTCACGGTCCACACGACTTTGCATCCATGGGCGGTTCGCATACGGCTCAAGAAGAAACCGAGCCCGACATTGAAACGGTGCCGGAGACACAACTCGGGCCCGTAGCCGAGGTATCTCAACGTGGTAAACAGTCTCATAAAAAAAGCCTAACGTTACAAGCAGGAATCGAACCTACCAAGCTTGGTCGAAAGATGAGGAGTACGCGTTAGCACGGGCGTGGCTCGACATATCGGAGGATGGATTTCGAAGTTGATAAGCGTTATTTACCTTTTTAACACTACAAGAACGGggcacctttagcggcgacagctGTCGCCGGTATTGATGACAGCTGTCGCCGGTATTGATGACAGCTGTCGCCGGTATTGCTCGGACGCTATTGCCTTGTTGTCGCCGCTAAAGGTACCATGTCGCCGGTATTGATCTTCAATCTTTAGCGACGACAGCTGTCGTCGCTAAAAGTGTCGCCGGTATTAGTCATGGCCGGTAAAGGATGGAAGGGCAATAGCGGCGACaggtgtcgccgctaaaagtctgttttttttttttttaatacagcAGCTGTATATACAGCTGCCCAACCAGTTTTACGACCGAAAAAACAAAACCTGCCTGTTTTCAAACAACGCAAGCATACGCCATGAACATAATCAACATATACTAAAGGTAATATAGTTAAAAACCACGTTTAAGTCGTACATTATAATCCTACAACGTTTAATTAAATCATACATTAAAAACAACAAGTCACTCTTCGCTGGATTCATTATCGAATATGTCATCAGAATCGTAGTCTTTtgactttccttttccttttccttgtgaAGCAAGATAGTTGTTAAGTTGGCTCAAAAAGGATGGGGTTTGGAACAAGTTGTTAACAAAATCCCACAATAATAGATATCAAAACGTATATTAGCATATATTTAACAAGGAAACATGCGTTAGTTTGTCATTTTATAAATTGCGTAGTTTACCTCGGAAAAGGGTTCTTGCGTCCGAGCTTGCGAAGACGACATGTTAGATGACGAGTGCGAGGACGTGTTGGAAGAAGGTTTAGGCCCCATCCCGCGGTACCATCCTAGCCGCTCACCCAACGCTTCCTGATACGGGGCAATTGGTGGACCCTCACCGCTCCATTCACTTGTGGCCTGTTGTATGTTCCGCTGTATTTTACGAAGATGattaaatatatatgtgtgtgtatatatatatatatatatatatatatatatatatctgttatagaaaataatacttaaaagaaATACTTACATAATTTTGTTCAGCAACCGGATCAACCCAATTCCCTTGATTGTCCGTGTGGGTTTTAGCATACGTAGGTACCCAATCCATCTCCTGTTTAACATTAAACTTAGATTAgacattaaataaacaaaagcttacacacacgcacgcatacataaaacattacatttttatagGCGGTGCTACCTTACGATGATGTCCCCCCACGGTATGGGAATAGTTGTTTCTCGCGTACTAGTGTGTTGGCCTTGCTTCTTTTAATATAATTTTCGTCTCGAAAACCTTCGATGGTTCTCAACCAGTTATCATAGGGCATATCCGGGGGATGGTATGCCCTTGCGCTCGCAATATCATTGTAACCTCCCTTGCTCTTAAATAATTTTTTAGCGTCGTACTTGCGGTCAGCGTACCGCTTCATAAGCACATCCCTAATACCACCCGTCAATTCTTTGGCCTCTAAATCACGTTCCACTTCATTAAAATTGAAATTTtcctacaaattaaataaaaaagttaaaatatcatatataaattaGATTTGCTTGTGCttaaatgtttgataaaattttaTGCATATTTACCCGTAAGTGGTTCATGAGGGCATCCTTGTAATGTTGTTCAACGTTATCCCATCCAATTTTATCGAACGGGATGGTCCGCCACATATACAGGCCGGCCTCCCGTGAAAACATATCTCTTGATTTACCAACAGGGGTATACGTGACCTGTCTGTCAAACGTAAGCGACACAGGCCCCCCCGCTTTTACTAAACGCCTTAGTTTCTCGTTTTTCGCTTTCCCCCTAACCTTCTTTGGGGGAACCGctgcaattaaaacaaaaataattagtaacaacatttataatatataaaatataaggactacaaaataatttagtaaaaGACTTACCGTCTGTCTCGTGTGTGCCATGAAATCCACCAGGAGGAATCGGTGGATCACCAGCGCCGTCACCCGCATGTCCCCAGGGGGCCACATCCGCCATAAGATAAGCGAATATCAGCAATACCGAAAACATAATCCCTATAAAGTTACAAATGTTACAGCATGTGTATCTAATAGAAATTAAGGGAAAGTACAACAAGTGTAactcaaattcaaataaatatttcaaacaagTCTTTATCAATTACAAATCAATATAAATTACAATAACTTTTCTTTTAGTCAGACTCCACATAATAGGGATCATCCTCATCACAATCAGCCTCGACCTCATCACAATCAGTCTCGACCTCAAACACTTCATCGACGGTAGCCGTTGGGGGATCAACTTCAATTGAAGGCTCACCCGCAGTAACATGAGAAGATCCAATTTGAAAGTATTGGGTCAAGTCAATGACAAGTGGACAGTCAGATGAAGAGTTGCTGTCGACAACGTCATTATCTTCTAAGCCTTTGTCAACATTTTGAACCTTATTGACGCGGTCATCATCACTTAATGGCTGATCCCAAATTCTTCGATGATTAACATTTTCGACGACCCACctatgtttatttttttggtttcgaGACGTTTCTTGGATGAAGAACACTTGTTTGGCTTGCGAAGCAAATATGAGTTGATCGTCTTTGTCCCATTCATGTTCAGTGCTTATACTGGTGATATTATTATCATGGTTTACACCCCTTCGAGTATCAAACCACTTGCACCGAAATAGGACAGTGGAATAATCATTTGTATAACGCAACTCAATAATTTCTTCTAATTGGCCATAAAATCTCACACCGTTCTCTCCAACCACTTCCACCCCAGAGTTTTGCGTTGCGCATTTTGCATCACGTTTAAGTGTCTTAAACCTAACACCGTTGACTATGCAAGTAGTGTAAGTGTAAGCAGTCATTTTCGCACAAATTGAAAGAGCATACAACTCCGGGTGGAATTCTGGAGAATTTTGTGTTTTCATCGAATGGACCTAACAAATATAGAGTAATAATGTTTGTTATATATGTATTACCTAGCAAGTGTAGAGTaatgagtgttatatatgtattatactgttgatgcatattttgtctatcgccttcgtcaatccgagtccgtagtgaaaagccggaaggaatcaagtgaataacgtcatatttagttagaaatggcaaggtggcaaacttgtaattagtgagAACTTTcactaagttgccttgaccatatatataggagttatgtcatatttttagttagaCTTTTGGAAGTTCTTGAAGACTTTTAGATAGAGATTTGGagaagatttggagaagactttctagagagagaaagtagagagagaaagttgtgtatttgtgattcttgtaccgtacacgtcaaatttagcaatggaatcacattagtagtacgttatcgtgtgttcggtcacgttcgttcacggattccgcacgtgaaacgttcgttacgcaatcgaacggcgtcaaaaccggtcctacaagtggtatcagagctaggagctcgattgcttgatcaaacacgttgTTTTCGTACTGATTTCAGCAGATTTGAGCCGATTCAGATCTGATTTCTCCTATTTCTTCACCTTCTACTCGTTCTGTACTGAAAtacgtcaaattgaacaggtaaatacggtccgtttcgtctgatttttggatatattGTGCGTATAGacccgatctacaaccctaccaagtttcagctcgaaattcCGAGCCGTTTAGGAGTAATCGCGAATTTTCGGTCCGATTTTGCGTCATATGTTCAGATCTGTTGGAACCGCCTATACGAACATCTGGAACCGCTCATAATTTCAGGTGTGGAACCGCTCATACGTCTAAGATTAGACAGAGTTGGGAACCGCTCCAAGTGTCAGTTGAATCGCTCTTTTGTCATCATTGTCAGCAAACAATTAAGTTGTTGTTTTGACAAATTAATTCAGCCAATCATTTTATGTAGTGGGCCAATCATTGGTGTCGGTTCAAAGAGGTGCACATGTGAAGCTCAGGGGTTGTCGGTTATCTCATAAAAACCATCCATCAATCCACTTACATTTGTCCCCCACTATCGGCCTTGTTATCAAAACATCACCGCCCACATTAGTCAATATAAGCCCATATTAATCCACCGTTCTGTTGCACCGCCCAAACATAAGCCCACTGCCccatttttttttcaatcaaaccCACCGCCCCACTCACTTGTTGGCCCAATCGCAGATTTTTTTTCACCGCCCATACAACCAACCCACTAACCCAAAGTTCAAATCATTTGCCGCTCTTAGTAACACGTCGGGACCGCTCAAAAGTCTATATGTGAACCGCGTTTATGACATTATGAACCGCTCATAGACAACGTTTGGTCCGCTAAAAAGTTAACACGTTGAACCGCTTATTCAGATTGTTTTGGATCGCTTTTTTAGACAAATTCTTTGGATCGCGTATTCGAACATCGGTTGGATCGCGTATTTGGCAGTTTGAAAAACCGAGTTAAGAAATCATGGGTTTCAATGTGTTTAATATGACTCAGGAAAAATGGATAAAATAAGGGAATTAGAGAGAGAATTTGATTCGTTTTCAATGTTTCCAGGAGAAAGTACAAAGAGTGTCATTAAGAGATACAAACATCTTGTTAGTTCAATGTCTGATTTAGATATTACAAAAGAACCAGAAGAGTGGGTTGAAAAATTTATCAGTGCATTaccgaaagaagaatgggaagattatgtcttgagcttgaaaagttctagagaattttctcaactgacaattactccactcattaaaaggattgaagaacagatggtgatcaagaatgagaaaaggaaagaaaaagctgTAAAAGTCAAAGAATCTGTAAAGAATGAATTGTCAAGGTCTGCATCAGTATGCTCAAATTGTCACAACTTCAAGACAGTCAATGCCAAACTTGTGAAGGATGCAGAAAGTttagcattggagatcaagaagttgaacaataagaagaaagctgaCGAAAAACAAATTCTAGACTTACAGGgtatttgtgagaagttgaaagtcgAAAATGCCAAACTGTTGGGTtgtgtgaacagtttgacattagagaccaaaggtttgaaagaaaatgaaaaggtttttgaaagcaaacagaaatcatctgaaaatgaagatttctggataaaattggagaacaaaaatctgaaagctaatgaagtgaaacttcaagaacagataaatgttttggaaaatgaaaaatctgttcttgaaaacttgaaaaatgaaaatgaaaattcaatcaagtctcatcttgaaagaatatctaagcttgaagacgaagctaagagttcaaggatcaagattgatgaacttgaaaagaaattgatcagttttgcgactaaatctgacaagttgaatattccttgtccaaaaccgatcaattcagttccaataagtgactgtgtcacaaactttgactctgtcaaagttgaagattgtgatgatgcatccgatgatgaaaatattaaaaaagaaaaacaaaaattgtttttaaatttgaaaggaaaatttcagaaaactgttttgcaatcgaccgaaaaaggtgaatgttctaagcaaaagcctttgaagaagaaagcagaacagaaacaaaaagataataaaagttcatcggatcgatcatccaatcaaaaacaaaatttacaaaaaataaaaaatgaaaactcaaaaaatgttggtaataagtggtgcaggtcagaccacagtgctaaagcgtcaaatccagcaaagttgaggaaggaatatcaccaggccaaacagtgttacgacttgagtgtttggtacaacggtgataactggtacgataacagaatgtgttacagctgcggctatcatggacacattgctgttaattgccagtactggagatatgagaccaggaggtgctataactgcaatatcaaaggtcacattgcccgagattgcccgaggagatcaatgggaagatcaagggttatgtctcagaaagtggaaagaattccagtcaaggtcaagcctgaagaactaaaagttcgagaaccaaaagttcaacaaccgaaagttctagagacgaaagttaaactttctcaggggcagaaagaccgactgaggaagaagaggaagaaagcgagagaatatctcgagaatattttgtcctcgggttcacgggacaaacagattaatagttctgatgaatctactccttcatctgcaaagtcgagcaaaaagaattcatcagatacaaatctgaggacaaaagaggagaagaagaaagaaaaggtcggcgatgaatctgacagatcaaagtcggacaagccaccttcaggcaatgattctggtatggtaaaaccagagg
Coding sequences:
- the LOC110925440 gene encoding uncharacterized protein LOC110925440 is translated as MKYKRGSTVEVFCDKSWRCARIVSSKGHNYTVSYDVYPGFTNKDDVEHISIKSIRPCPPLFESSECWVPGDVAEVFHNLSWKMAIVLKDIGLDQFIVRLVGSLQEFEATKSELRVRQSYQNGQWVVTGKVPSDHKEANGSELLKYGTQDNHRLMASRIVFSKTRKRASPGCDSQDEMKKKRARKLTMCGKEDIEDHESDAESVCQCGYHEESQSQGTDESGDNKAVADEIHRLELQAYRYTMVSLHASGPLNWEKETMVTNLRISLHISNDEHLIMLKNLLSASNKQSY